A genome region from Nocardiopsis exhalans includes the following:
- a CDS encoding TetR/AcrR family transcriptional regulator, with protein MTKGRGGRRPDPAVDEAVRRAAVELLLEQGFELTFDEVAERAGVGRTSVFRRYATKEELVLSAAEQLTIERIEVPDTGSLRGDLTAMVHAVYRVFGETATQTLARHALVAALREQAGAAIMHAILDRRLALVTGLLQRAVVRGELTDTTRARLVADLLSGVIMARMATGLPLPGSDEARALAEAMATAAGT; from the coding sequence ATGACCAAGGGACGCGGCGGCCGCCGCCCCGACCCGGCCGTGGACGAGGCCGTCCGGCGGGCCGCGGTCGAACTCCTCCTGGAACAGGGTTTCGAACTGACCTTCGACGAGGTGGCCGAACGCGCGGGCGTGGGGCGCACCAGCGTCTTCCGCCGCTACGCCACCAAAGAGGAGCTGGTGCTGTCCGCCGCCGAACAGCTGACCATCGAGCGAATCGAGGTACCCGACACCGGCTCGCTCCGCGGCGACCTGACCGCCATGGTCCACGCCGTCTACCGGGTGTTCGGCGAGACCGCCACCCAGACCCTGGCCAGGCACGCCCTGGTGGCCGCGCTCCGGGAACAGGCCGGCGCGGCGATCATGCACGCGATCCTGGACCGCAGGCTGGCCCTGGTCACCGGGCTCCTCCAACGCGCGGTGGTACGCGGTGAACTCACCGACACCACCCGGGCCCGACTGGTCGCGGACCTGCTCTCCGGCGTGATCATGGCCAGGATGGCCACCGGCCTCCCCCTTCCCGGGTCCGACGAGGCCCGAGCCCTCGCCGAAGCCATGGCCACCGCCGCGGGCACCTGA